In one Paraburkholderia megapolitana genomic region, the following are encoded:
- a CDS encoding YtcA family lipoprotein, translated as MRSTIGRQSLKNACAARTAKDSLTRRTGSTRRCEAAASLLMCALLTACSGSPSVGILGAYFPDWLFCVTGGVILTAVVHVLSYRRGYGSWLTPPAIVYPALTALFSIVLWAVGFNL; from the coding sequence ATGCGCTCCACGATCGGGCGGCAATCGCTCAAGAACGCGTGCGCAGCCCGCACAGCGAAAGATTCGCTCACGCGAAGAACGGGATCGACACGCCGCTGTGAAGCCGCAGCAAGCCTGCTGATGTGTGCGCTGCTAACGGCGTGTAGCGGTTCGCCGTCGGTAGGGATTCTCGGTGCGTACTTTCCGGACTGGTTGTTCTGCGTGACCGGGGGCGTGATCCTGACAGCGGTCGTGCACGTGCTGTCGTACCGCCGCGGTTACGGCAGCTGGCTCACGCCCCCAGCGATCGTTTATCCCGCACTGACTGCGCTCTTTTCGATCGTGCTCTGGGCCGTTGGCTTCAATCTGTGA